The following proteins come from a genomic window of Papilio machaon chromosome 7, ilPapMach1.1, whole genome shotgun sequence:
- the LOC106714959 gene encoding acyl-CoA Delta-9 desaturase, which yields MAPKSADANGVLFESDAATPDLALGSAPIMQADKQPRKLVWRNIIAFAYLHLAAIYGGYLFLFHAKWQTDIFAYILYVMSGLGITAGAHRLWAHKSYKAKWPLRLILVIFNTLAFQDSAIDWARDHRMHHKYSETDADPHNATRGFFFSHIGWLLVRKHPELKRKGQGLDLSDLYADPILRFQKKYYLILMPIACFVLPTVIPVYYWGESWVTSFFVAALFRYAFILNVTWLVNSAAHKWGDKPYDKHIQPSENISVSIFALGEGFHNYHHTFPWDYKTAELGNNRLNFTTNFINLFAKIGWAYDLKTVSDEIVRNRVKRTGDGSHHLWGWGDKDHAKEEIDAAIRINPKDD from the exons ATGGCGCCAAAATCGGCGGACGCTAACGGGGTGCTCTTCGAGTCTGACGCAGCAACACCAGACCTGGCGCTGGGCAGCGCGCCCATCATGCAAGCTGACAAACAACCGAGAAAGCTTGTCTGGAGGAATATCATCGCCTTTGCCTACCTTCACCTTGCAGCTATATATGGAGGCTATCTCTTTTTATTCCACGCTAAATGGCAAACAGATATATTTG CGTACATTCTGTACGTGATGTCAGGTCTGGGCATCACGGCGGGCGCGCACCGCCTCTGGGCACACAAGTCGTACAAAGCCAAGTGGCCGTTAAGACTCATCCTTGTCATCTTCAACACGCTAGCATTTCAG GATTCAGCAATAGACTGGGCGCGTGACCACCGCATGCACCACAAGTACTCGGAGACAGACGCGGACCCGCACAACGCGACGCGAGGCTTCTTCTTCTCGCACATCGGCTGGCTGCTCGTGCGCAAGCATCCCGAGCTCAAGCGCAAGGGCCAGGGTCTCGACCTCAGCGACCTCTACGCAGACCCCATACTCAGGTTCCAGAAGAA ATATTATCTTATCCTGATGCCCATAGCGTGTTTCGTCTTGCCTACCGTGATCCCCGTGTACTACTGGGGTGAGAGTTGGGTCACTTCCTTCTTTGTAGCGGCTCTCTTCCGCTACGCTTTCATATTAAACGTTACTTGGCTCGTCAACTCGGCTGCACATAAATGGGGCGATAAACCATACGACAAACACATCCAGCCCTCAGAAAATATATCCGTCTCCATCTTTGCTCTCGGTGAAGGCTTCCACAACTACCACCACACCTTCCCCTGGGACTACAAGACGGCTGAACTCGGCAACAACCGTCTCAACTTCACCACTAACTTTATCAACTTATTCGCCAAGATCGGATGGGCTTACGATCTCAAGACCGTATCGGATGAGATCGTACGTAACCGTGTGAAGAGGACAGGTGATGGATCCCATCACCTCTGGGGTTGGGGTGATAAAGATCACGCTAAGGAAGAAATCGATGCAGCCATCAGAATTAATCCTAAAGACgattaa
- the LOC106714958 gene encoding breast cancer type 1 susceptibility protein homolog — translation MILKDFNINLLTKLLTQQLEQVTCFGCCRCYCAPVTAECGHTLCNGCWYGRANCPVCALPVEKKNQKLNLPLQLLTDHVYALVNSFEKLFNIKLAELELETTNKELQITDTNKNVTDWLENSQNKFSAAISNLSTQDLNTHVEYLTSKAQIHTANSKPTHQPKKDSIQHLQDDWDKIEILEDPKECVQDKENIHIETMDIEVNEYTSENPRRSTRKKEISISRESHDIHNEKADSTKSNTAVSKQATKTKQTWNHAKKMRQEFSRLNKENTNKLNVSIETVKKTQVSCSTTKLVEKQNLTTTATRNITANESSKETVEEKSLATTNIVNPGTIISSNTKKGIDKTNEYDSTNQTPSNIRNKNNTSIDSGNPCDNEEVISPKVKFFKKGPLHVKPQEMPHTSHDKDETKISDDVIITIRVGKVITNVCIKQNESNPQIKIHTDKEVQTTLEPENNTCNNIKINTVKSTQLNSINQKQPKTLSIMNVAKQSHKEIVKSDSTKKNTASADTRTAQFEITASSEKELPHIMECFADENRQKTIQSQKGHKDNDQGTRKENIPEDIEGINDIFDCEFSKTPSVQSLKATKNVPSAILVPTQNKSKTYSPVDKRLRSLDYEELPLKKKQRLDTKNVTMRGSKVGYNDSECSNYDTVMEKVFANIDADIGIIQSKTTDNILSNKANSTKNTQVVYSQSKNYDHNKNGDSNNQKDSENLFSNFDNDVITQTNKLNTQTKPIRNESLTPNLCQEFTSPEEDNRENEKMDIELGTPLNDDSDVSIVEETPQKNVSNIKVKQKSGISSNFDNDISEQSDAKNLNLKATIKNNISSNSLNETIKKNQEYTDIKKVKNSIITPSTINKFVEQIQHKSTPVARKSLNFNIKNIKQDAEETLCKSLLTEVETTQEKEFMNEVFQEAVSSPEFKSSVVLRQKNRKIEFCVAGSCLIPKQTIKLRQLCRDKGWRFVEEYTDDVTHLVIEVDEENKCKRSLKYMRALAAGKWIIGFAWVEKCIQTGTIIPEEGFECLDMTGEPGPRRSRLARRKLFSDISFYCMPPINMLDHHMLKEILVSAGGTLVHEMSEVRVADGAPGLVLAEPEHTQDSKYEYLAMDLGIVPVHCEWALNCLGHYALAPLEVPLLLCSPTVLKPKVQHWPHELRALIE, via the exons atgatattaaaggatttcaatataaatttgcTAACAAAGCTTTTAACACAACAACTTGAACAAGTAACCTGTTTTGGATG CTGTCGATGTTATTGTGCTCCTGTGACTGCAGAATGTGGTCATACGCTGTGCAATGGTTGTTGGTATGGAAGAGCAAATTGTCCTGTATGTGCTCTACCGGtggaaaagaaaaatcaaaagtTAAATCTCCCCTTACAACTCCTCACTGACCATGTTTATGCTCTTGTAAATAGTTTTGAAAAGttgtttaacattaaat TGGCTGAGTTGGAACTTGaaacaacaaataaagaaCTACAAATAAcagatacaaataaaaatgtaacagacTGGTTGGAAAAttctcaaaataaattttcagctgCCATCAGTAATCTTTCCACGCAAGATTTAAACACACATGTTGAATATTTAACTAGTAAAGCGCAAATTCACACAGCAAATTCTAAACCTACCCATCAACCTAAGAAAGACTCTATCCAGCATCTTCAAGATGATTGGGACAAAATAGAAATACTGGAAGATCCCAAAGAATGTGTCCAAGACAAGGAAAACATACACATTGAAACAATGGATATAGAAGTAAATGAATATACATCAGAAAATCCACGTAGAAGCACAcggaaaaaagaaataagcaTCAGCAGAGAGTCTCATGATATTCATAATGAAAAGGCTGACTCAACAAAGTCAAACACAGCAGTATCAAAACAAGCaactaaaactaaacaaacatGGAATCATGCCAAGAAAATGAGACAAGAGTTCAGTAGgctaaataaagaaaatacaaataaactaaatgtaTCTATTGAGACTGTTAAGAAAACTCAAGTATCATGTAGTACAACAAAGTTAgtagaaaaacaaaatcttacCACCACTGCAACTAGAAATATTACAGCTAATGAATCTAGTAAAGAAACTGTAGAAGAGAAAAGCTTGGCCACTACAAATATTGTGAATCCAGGCACTATAATATCAAGTAACACAAAAAAAGGTAtagacaaaacaaatgaatatgaCTCAACTAATCAAACACCATCAAacattcgaaataaaaataacacttcTATTGATAGTGGAAATCCTTGTGATAATGAAGAAGTTATATCGCCgaaagtgaaattttttaaaaaaggtcCATTACATGTCAAGCCACAAGAAATGCCTCATACATCTCATGATAAagatgaaacaaaaatatcagATGATGTCATAATAACCATAAGAGTTGGTAAAGTAATAacaaatgtttgtataaaGCAAAACGAAAGTAATCctcaaataaaaatccataCAGATAAAGAAGTACAAACTACTTTAGAACCTGAAAATAATACatgcaataatataaaaatcaatacagTTAAATCAACacaattaaattctattaacCAAAAACAACCAAAAACTCTATCAATCATGAATGTAGCAAAACAGAGTCACAAAGAAATTGTTAAATCTGATTCAACAAAGAAGAATACTGCTTCTGCAGACACAAGAACTGCACAATTTGAAATAACAGCTAGCAGTGAGAAAGAATTACCACATATAATGGAATGTTTTGCAGAtgaaaatagacaaaaaaCTATACAAAGTCAAAAAGGACATAAAGACAATGATCAGGGTACCCGAAAGGAGAATATTCCGGAAGATATAGAAGGAATTAATGATATATTCGATTGCGAGTTTTCAAAAACTCCAAGTGTTCAATCATTAAAAGCAACTAAAAATGTCCCTTCAGCTATATTAGTTCCAACTCAGAACaaatcaaaaacatattcaCCAGTGGATAAGAGACTGAGAAGTTTAGATTATGAAGAATTACctctaaagaaaaaacaaaggctagatacaaaaaatgtaacaatgcGAGGTTCCAAAGTCGGTTATAATGATAGTGAATGTAGCAACTATGATACTGTTATGGAGAAAGTATTTGCTAATATTGATGCAGATATTGGAATCATTCAAAGTAAAACaactgataatattttaagtaataaagcaAATTCTACTAAAAATACACAAGTTGTTTACtcacaaagtaaaaattatgatCACAATAAAAATGGCGATAGCAACAATCAAAAGGAtagtgaaaatttattttctaattttgatAATGATGTAATTactcaaacaaataaattaaacacacaa ACAAAACCCATTCGTAATGAATCATTGACACCTAATTTGTGTCAAGAATTTACATCACCTGAAGAAGATAATAGAGAAAATGAAAAGATGGATATAGAGTTAGGAACACCTTTAAATGATGATTCAGATGTCAGCATTGTTGAAGAAACACCACAAAA AAATGTTTCCAACATAAAAGTGAAACAAAAATCGGGAATATCTTCAAATTTTGACAATGATATAAGTGAACAATCAGAtgcaaaaaatcttaatttaaaagcaactataaaaaataacatctcatctaatagtttaaatgaaacaattaaaaagaatCAAGAGTatacagatataaaaaaagtgaaGAATTCCATAATTACACCATCGACTATAAACAAATTTGTGGAACAAATACAACATAAATCTACTCCTGTAGCGAGAAAAtcacttaattttaacattaaaaatattaaacaagacGCAGAAGAAACATTATGTAAGAGTTTATTGACAGAAGTGGAAACAACTCAAGAAAAAGAGTTTATGAATGAAGTTTTTCAAGAAGCGGTCAGTTCACCGGAATTTAAGTCTAGCGTTGTACTGCGTCAGAAGAACCGTAAGATCGAATTTTGCGTGGCAGGATCATGTTTGATACCAAAACAAACCATCAAATTACGGCAACTGTGTAGAGATAAAGGTTGGCGCTTTGTAGAAGAATATACAGATGATGTTACACATTTAGTTATTGAAGTGgatgaagaaaataaatgtaaaag atcaCTTAAATATATGCGAGCTCTAGCGGCAGGGAAATGGATTATTGGTTTTGCATGGGTAGAGAAATGCATACAAACTGGAACTATTATCCCTGAG GAAGGTTTCGAATGCCTGGATATGACAGGAGAGCCAGGTCCTAGACGGTCTAGACTAGCCAGGCGCAAGTTGTTCTCAGACATCTCCTTCTACTGCATGCCGCCCATCAACATGCTGGATCATCATATGTTGAAG GAGATTCTAGTAAGTGCGGGTGGTACATTAGTACATGAGATGAGTGAGGTGCGTGTGGCTGATGGCGCTCCCGGCCTCGTGTTAGCGGAGCCCGAGCACACGCAGGACTCCAAATATGAAT ATCTAGCTATGGATTTAGGTATAGTGCCGGTGCACTGCGAGTGGGCGCTCAACTGTCTGGGACACTACGCGCTGGCACCACTCGAGGTACCTTTGTTGCTCTGCTCGCCCACCGTCCTCAAGCCCAAAGTACAACATTGGCCGCACGAACTGAGAGCTCTTATTGAATAG
- the LOC106714960 gene encoding ATP synthase subunit delta, mitochondrial, which produces MALAFRNMLRTAARRMQVRGYADAPKGDEMALTFAAGNKVFFNKQVVKQIDVPSFSGSFGILPKHVPTLAVLRPGVVTVVENDGKQTKIFVSSGTITVNDDSSVQVLAEEAHPLESLDRSAAQEALSKAQSELNSAANERAKAEALIAVEVAEEVLKAASA; this is translated from the exons ATGGCGCTAGCATTCCGCAACATGCTGAGAACTGCAGCAAGAAGGATGCAAGTCCGAGGCTATGCTGATGCACCCAAGGGAGATGAAATGGCTTTAACATTTGCTGCTGGTAATAAG GTGTTCTTCAACAAGCAAGTAGTCAAACAGATTGATGTGCCATCTTTTAGTGGATCATTTGGTATTTTACCCAAACATGTTCCTACTCTGG CTGTTCTGAGGCCTGGTGTTGTCACCGTTGTGGAGAATGATGGCAAGCaaaccaaaatatttgtatcttCCGGAACAATCACTGTCAATGATGACTCCTCAGTACAA GTACTAGCTGAGGAAGCTCACCCATTGGAGAGTCTGGACCGCAGTGCAGCACAGGAGGCTCTCAGCAAAGCCCAATCTGAACTCAACTCTGCTGCTAATGAAAgg gCAAAGGCTGAAGCTTTAATTGCAGTAGAAGTGGCGGAGGAGGTTCTGAAGGCCGCCAGCGCATAA